A genomic region of Alicyclobacillus sp. SO9 contains the following coding sequences:
- a CDS encoding glutamate-1-semialdehyde 2,1-aminomutase, with protein MNNKGTKFSSAGFKLNQSEAWQARAHEAILGGVNSPSRSYKSVGGGLPPVMKRGEGAYLYDVDDNRYIDYLAAYGPVILGHAHKGVGEALKQAAEEGILYGTTTPWEVEFAEQLQEAIPDLERIRFVNSGTEAVMTTIRVARGVTGKNRLVKFAGCYHGHTDPMLVAAGSGPSSMGTPDSAGVTKSTAEDVITVPYNDVSALKHALEKYAGEVAAVLVEPIVGNFGMVAPATDAYLQQVIDLAHQHDALVIFDEVITAFRFHYGTAAQLYDVHPDLYAMGKIIGGGMPIGAYGGSRRIMETVAPLGPTYQAGTMAGNPASMRAGIACLEALRTPGFYEHLDNLGRRLEQGILRLAEQSGIDITINRIKGAFTVYFGQTRVQNYVDAQATNGAAFAAFFHGLAKRGIWTAPSKYEAWFVTAAHTDEDVDKTLAAVQETFEEMAAAGFSHK; from the coding sequence ATGAACAATAAAGGTACCAAATTCAGCAGTGCAGGGTTTAAACTGAATCAATCGGAAGCATGGCAAGCTAGAGCACACGAAGCGATTCTTGGCGGTGTCAACAGCCCATCGCGATCGTATAAATCTGTCGGCGGCGGCCTCCCCCCCGTGATGAAACGGGGAGAAGGAGCATATCTCTACGACGTCGATGACAATCGATACATAGACTATCTCGCTGCATACGGACCCGTCATTCTTGGACACGCCCACAAAGGTGTGGGAGAAGCGCTTAAACAGGCTGCCGAAGAAGGCATTCTATACGGAACCACGACACCGTGGGAAGTAGAGTTTGCCGAACAGCTGCAAGAGGCCATTCCTGACCTGGAACGCATCCGTTTCGTCAATTCGGGTACAGAAGCCGTCATGACAACAATACGAGTCGCCAGAGGCGTCACCGGGAAAAACCGGCTGGTCAAGTTCGCTGGCTGCTATCACGGCCATACGGATCCAATGCTGGTGGCGGCGGGATCCGGTCCGTCATCCATGGGAACACCGGACAGCGCAGGCGTTACCAAATCCACTGCGGAAGATGTCATTACCGTGCCGTATAACGACGTTTCAGCCCTCAAACATGCGTTGGAGAAATACGCCGGCGAAGTAGCCGCAGTGCTGGTTGAACCGATTGTCGGCAACTTCGGAATGGTTGCGCCCGCCACAGATGCCTACTTACAGCAGGTTATCGATCTCGCACACCAACACGACGCCCTGGTCATCTTTGACGAGGTCATCACTGCATTTCGTTTTCACTACGGCACGGCCGCTCAGCTGTACGATGTTCACCCAGACCTGTACGCCATGGGGAAAATCATTGGCGGCGGAATGCCGATTGGCGCATACGGGGGCAGCCGCAGGATTATGGAAACCGTCGCTCCTTTGGGCCCAACCTACCAGGCTGGCACAATGGCCGGAAACCCTGCCAGCATGCGAGCTGGTATCGCCTGTCTGGAAGCGCTCCGTACACCCGGCTTTTATGAGCATCTGGACAATCTCGGACGGCGGCTCGAACAAGGCATCCTCCGCTTAGCCGAACAGAGCGGGATTGACATCACAATCAACCGCATCAAAGGTGCCTTTACCGTCTATTTTGGTCAAACTCGTGTGCAAAATTACGTAGACGCACAAGCCACAAACGGTGCTGCATTCGCTGCGTTCTTCCACGGGCTTGCCAAACGAGGCATATGGACCGCTCCATCTAAATACGAAGCCTGGTTTGTCACTGCAGCACATACGGACGAAGATGTAGACAAAACGTTGGCGGCAGTGCAGGAAACCTTCGAGGAAATGGCAGCAGCTGGATTCTCACACAAGTAG
- the trxA gene encoding thioredoxin translates to MATQQVSDANFNEFINSEKPVLVDFWAEWCGPCKMLSPVIEEISNEYADKLTVGALDVDSNPRTAQQFGIMSIPTTLVFKNGEVVKQLVGYRPKNDLLAQLADVLS, encoded by the coding sequence ATGGCTACACAGCAAGTCTCTGACGCAAATTTTAACGAATTTATAAATTCGGAGAAGCCTGTACTCGTTGACTTTTGGGCAGAATGGTGCGGACCGTGCAAAATGCTAAGCCCAGTCATCGAAGAAATTTCCAATGAGTACGCAGACAAGTTAACCGTCGGCGCGCTGGATGTAGATTCAAATCCACGCACTGCACAACAATTTGGCATTATGAGTATTCCAACTACCTTGGTATTCAAAAACGGTGAAGTGGTAAAGCAACTCGTCGGATATCGTCCGAAAAACGACTTGCTGGCACAATTGGCTGACGTTCTGTCCTAA
- a CDS encoding sodium:calcium antiporter, with protein MAIMMILALAMILFGAELFTNAIEWLGRKWHLGQGAVGSVLAALGTALPETAVPVTAIVAGKGSLRAQDVGIGGILGAPFLLITLGSFIMAISLLLIRRRGSAPKLNVYGRSYRRDMTVFLLAFAVVTLTGCVPNPWLHKAAPIFLIGIYITFLVLTLRDKVNIDSDGELHPLYLQGKAEIPGMLQVWLQLTVALALIVGGAHLLSGSAEQVSVWLNIPTFVVSALLIPLATELPETLNSVVWIRQGKDALASGNITGAMVFQSTLVPALGIWMTPWNLNQEALLTAGLTLAAATFIFGMFQMQGQVKSSVLMTASLLYWILPMQAIVTRYDLHVAYWLGFAGFGIILLLSFGIGTRYRSL; from the coding sequence GTGGCGATAATGATGATCCTCGCCCTGGCAATGATATTATTTGGTGCGGAACTATTCACGAATGCAATCGAGTGGCTTGGGCGAAAGTGGCACTTGGGTCAAGGAGCTGTCGGGTCGGTCTTGGCAGCTCTTGGAACGGCCTTGCCTGAAACTGCGGTGCCCGTCACAGCCATAGTGGCGGGGAAGGGATCGCTGCGGGCACAGGATGTGGGTATCGGCGGCATTTTAGGGGCCCCATTTCTATTAATTACGCTTGGCTCCTTTATTATGGCTATATCGCTGCTCTTGATCCGGCGGCGCGGCAGTGCCCCAAAACTAAATGTATATGGCAGGTCATATCGACGCGACATGACTGTTTTCTTACTGGCTTTTGCCGTTGTAACGCTGACAGGTTGCGTCCCAAATCCATGGCTTCATAAGGCTGCTCCCATTTTCCTAATTGGAATTTACATCACTTTCCTCGTTTTGACTTTGCGGGATAAAGTAAACATAGATTCGGACGGAGAACTCCATCCCCTGTACCTGCAGGGGAAAGCTGAGATTCCTGGCATGTTGCAGGTCTGGTTGCAGTTGACCGTTGCACTTGCGCTCATTGTCGGCGGAGCTCACCTTTTGTCTGGCAGTGCGGAACAAGTTTCAGTATGGCTGAATATCCCCACCTTCGTTGTCTCGGCGTTGCTCATACCGTTGGCAACGGAGTTGCCGGAGACCTTGAACAGTGTAGTGTGGATTCGGCAGGGTAAGGATGCTTTGGCAAGCGGAAACATTACCGGAGCCATGGTCTTTCAAAGTACATTAGTACCCGCGCTTGGGATATGGATGACACCCTGGAATTTAAATCAGGAAGCATTGCTGACGGCTGGGCTGACACTGGCGGCAGCCACATTCATCTTTGGCATGTTCCAGATGCAGGGACAAGTCAAAAGCAGTGTTTTGATGACAGCCTCACTGTTGTACTGGATCTTGCCCATGCAAGCCATTGTTACTCGCTATGACCTACACGTCGCCTATTGGTTGGGTTTTGCGGGCTTTGGAATCATACTGCTTCTCTCATTTGGAATAGGGACCCGCTATCGCAGCTTGTAG
- a CDS encoding 3-oxoacyl-ACP reductase family protein: protein MAESTKVAIVTGGTRGLGRDIAKTLAADGYYVVVNYRSSAVEAAQVVNEIVDLGGEAMSYQADVSSREAVLKLTNDIVERAGRIDVLINNAGLNIDRPFLEMTSEEWSSVMKVNLDGTFHCTQIVANTMMKLGIHGSILNMSASTALHGREDGANYCASKAGVMALTKCTALELAPQIRVNCIVPGFIETQEVVDRFSLDDDANKDKILDSIPLRRLGQSQDIANMVSFLCSDKASYITGQMFFVNGGNYMG from the coding sequence ATGGCTGAGAGCACAAAAGTAGCAATTGTTACTGGAGGCACCCGCGGATTGGGTCGAGACATCGCTAAAACGCTGGCCGCGGACGGATATTATGTGGTTGTAAACTATCGCTCGTCTGCTGTAGAGGCAGCACAAGTCGTCAATGAAATTGTTGACTTAGGCGGAGAAGCCATGTCTTATCAAGCTGACGTTAGCTCTAGGGAAGCAGTATTGAAGTTGACAAATGATATTGTAGAACGTGCAGGCAGAATAGACGTTCTGATTAATAACGCAGGTCTGAACATAGATAGGCCATTTCTCGAAATGACCTCTGAAGAGTGGTCGAGCGTCATGAAAGTCAACCTTGACGGTACCTTTCATTGCACTCAAATTGTTGCAAACACCATGATGAAGCTAGGTATTCATGGTTCTATACTCAACATGTCAGCAAGCACTGCATTGCATGGGAGAGAGGACGGGGCGAATTATTGTGCATCGAAGGCAGGAGTTATGGCGCTGACGAAATGCACAGCACTGGAACTAGCCCCGCAAATTCGCGTGAATTGTATTGTACCCGGGTTCATTGAGACCCAGGAAGTGGTAGACCGCTTTTCTCTCGATGACGATGCTAATAAGGACAAAATTTTGGATTCCATTCCGTTGCGACGCCTGGGACAATCTCAAGATATTGCAAACATGGTATCCTTTCTCTGTTCCGACAAGGCTTCTTATATCACTGGACAGATGTTTTTCGTCAATGGCGGCAACTACATGGGGTAG
- a CDS encoding ABC transporter permease has protein sequence MNRNPLLTKEFRQRMRTRRAPVIITGYVLVFGVITFFLLYENVQGQLALLLPARSQQVFLVLTLLQMTVVAFLTPAFAAGAISGERERKTLAVLLTTPLSPVRILVGKILSSSALLALLVVVTLPLYSLVFLFGGAVIQEALAVFSFQLVTIVLIATLSVLWSSIALRSGWSTVLAYGTVSWMMILTGLIGYALKLLSPQSPIEFFALHWANIILSLNPLWMQASLEAVVTAGTSNWIGFSVFYIGLCLVLAVPATLRLRPQWVHKIPWLRGTQEGNYQ, from the coding sequence ATGAACCGCAATCCACTGTTGACAAAGGAATTTCGGCAACGTATGCGGACAAGGAGAGCTCCAGTCATTATTACCGGATATGTTTTGGTCTTTGGGGTGATTACCTTCTTTTTGCTGTACGAAAATGTTCAGGGACAACTCGCTTTACTTCTGCCAGCACGCAGTCAGCAAGTTTTTCTGGTGTTGACCCTGTTGCAAATGACGGTCGTGGCTTTCTTGACGCCAGCTTTCGCTGCGGGTGCTATCAGTGGCGAGAGAGAGCGGAAAACCTTGGCTGTACTGCTTACCACGCCTCTTTCACCGGTACGGATTCTCGTCGGGAAAATTTTGTCGTCAAGCGCTTTGCTGGCATTGTTGGTCGTGGTGACGCTGCCGTTGTACAGCTTGGTCTTTCTATTCGGCGGTGCTGTGATTCAAGAAGCCCTTGCAGTCTTTTCATTTCAGTTGGTTACAATCGTGCTCATTGCCACCCTTAGCGTGTTGTGGTCCTCTATCGCCCTGCGCTCCGGATGGAGCACGGTCCTGGCATACGGCACGGTGTCCTGGATGATGATTTTGACGGGATTGATAGGGTATGCCTTAAAACTGTTGTCACCTCAAAGTCCAATTGAGTTTTTTGCACTACACTGGGCAAATATTATTTTAAGTCTGAATCCGTTGTGGATGCAGGCATCACTGGAAGCAGTGGTGACAGCTGGGACCAGCAACTGGATTGGGTTTAGTGTGTTTTATATTGGGCTGTGTCTAGTCTTGGCTGTTCCCGCTACACTGCGGCTGCGACCTCAATGGGTCCACAAAATCCCTTGGCTTCGCGGAACGCAGGAAGGGAACTACCAATAA
- a CDS encoding ABC transporter ATP-binding protein codes for MIETQNLTKRFGRHLAVNSLNLSIRKGSIFGFVGENGAGKTTTLSMLATLTAPSSGKAYIEGYEITKQAAQVRREIGYMPDAFGVFDDVTVMEYLLFFAECYDVPRGTAERRAKNLLEWVSLTDKIGDYVNALSRGMQQRLEIARCLMHDPSVLILDEPNSGLDPRSRVEMRSVLQNLRSLNKTIVVSSHILHELGSVADEIGVVRGGELSAIASIHVLLSHSTAFRTLWITGVAETSQWERVLRDDPQVLNVKFVNPGVEVVYAGTIDQQAGLMNNLLGAGIKLYQFAERPTDIEELFLRLTEGSESES; via the coding sequence GTGATTGAAACCCAAAACCTGACAAAGCGGTTTGGCCGACACCTAGCAGTAAACAGCCTTAATCTCAGTATTCGCAAGGGAAGCATCTTTGGATTTGTCGGTGAAAACGGGGCGGGTAAGACAACAACTCTGTCCATGCTGGCCACCTTAACGGCTCCTTCGTCTGGGAAGGCATACATAGAAGGGTATGAAATTACCAAGCAAGCGGCTCAAGTTCGCAGGGAAATTGGCTATATGCCGGATGCTTTCGGCGTCTTTGACGATGTCACGGTTATGGAATACCTCCTGTTTTTTGCTGAGTGTTATGACGTACCTCGGGGAACGGCCGAGCGACGGGCTAAGAATTTACTCGAATGGGTGAGTTTGACGGACAAGATAGGAGACTATGTCAACGCACTTTCTCGGGGTATGCAGCAGCGACTCGAAATAGCCCGGTGTTTGATGCACGACCCGTCAGTTCTGATACTTGATGAGCCCAATTCCGGTTTAGATCCGAGATCGAGGGTAGAAATGCGGTCCGTTCTGCAGAACCTGCGTTCACTGAACAAGACCATCGTTGTCAGTTCTCACATTCTACACGAACTTGGCTCGGTCGCTGACGAAATTGGTGTCGTACGGGGCGGCGAATTATCCGCTATTGCATCTATCCACGTGTTGTTGTCTCATTCCACTGCATTTCGCACGCTGTGGATCACGGGAGTTGCCGAAACATCGCAGTGGGAGCGCGTGCTGCGCGATGACCCGCAGGTTTTAAACGTGAAATTTGTCAATCCCGGGGTAGAAGTAGTCTATGCGGGAACGATTGACCAGCAGGCGGGATTGATGAACAATTTGCTTGGTGCTGGAATTAAGTTGTACCAGTTTGCTGAGCGGCCAACAGACATTGAGGAATTATTCTTGCGACTGACGGAAGGGAGTGAATCAGAGTCATGA
- the panD gene encoding aspartate 1-decarboxylase translates to MQRTMCKGKIHRARVTQADLNYMGSITIDKELMDAADIRAFEMVQITNVSNGVIWHTYAMEDDPKSGTICLNGPPARHFQPGDEVIILSLAQVDDEEWGHQVPNVVFVDENNHISEIVEHPLEPPHKSRDGQ, encoded by the coding sequence ATGCAGAGAACAATGTGTAAAGGAAAAATACATCGAGCGCGCGTAACGCAAGCGGATTTAAACTACATGGGCAGCATTACAATCGACAAGGAACTGATGGATGCCGCTGATATCAGAGCTTTCGAAATGGTACAAATCACCAACGTCTCAAACGGTGTCATCTGGCACACTTATGCAATGGAAGACGACCCAAAGTCAGGAACAATCTGCCTGAACGGGCCGCCCGCTCGACACTTTCAACCAGGCGATGAAGTCATTATTCTCTCCCTCGCCCAAGTCGATGATGAAGAATGGGGACACCAAGTCCCTAACGTCGTCTTCGTTGACGAAAACAATCATATTTCAGAAATCGTGGAGCATCCGCTGGAACCGCCGCACAAATCCAGAGACGGTCAATAG
- the queF gene encoding preQ(1) synthase, whose amino-acid sequence MTTKPSKELVVVPNPHPHRVYDVEMSTSEFTTLCPMTGQPDFATITIIYQPGEHLVELKSLKLYLWSFRNEAHYHEDVTNIILNDFVEAAKPRTAKVVSDFTIRGGIHTKVAVEYTAKDA is encoded by the coding sequence TTGACGACCAAACCTTCTAAAGAACTGGTTGTAGTACCAAATCCACACCCGCACAGGGTGTATGACGTAGAGATGTCCACCTCTGAATTTACGACTTTGTGCCCCATGACGGGACAGCCTGATTTTGCCACGATAACGATTATCTATCAACCTGGCGAACACCTAGTGGAGTTGAAGTCTTTAAAGCTGTATTTGTGGAGCTTTCGAAACGAGGCACATTATCATGAGGATGTCACCAACATTATTTTGAATGATTTCGTTGAAGCAGCTAAGCCCCGGACGGCGAAAGTCGTCAGTGACTTTACGATAAGGGGAGGCATTCACACCAAAGTGGCGGTCGAATACACCGCAAAAGACGCATAG
- a CDS encoding RsmF rRNA methyltransferase first C-terminal domain-containing protein: MIKLPEDFVRQTQQYIGQEWHELAQALAQPPTRAARLQKFTADLAEPDLAEPGVAANGSSSRGQTEISSPWYTAGPLAVQPVAVAAEMTENVPWYKTGFYIQPDSQLGKTVLHELGGVYIQEASAMAAVAALNPQPHERILDLCAAPGSKATAIGRRLQGQSLLYANEIVPARAKVLAQNLERSGIPALVTNDNPALLAKVWAGQFDAVLVDAPCSGEGMFRKDPDAAFEWSLDNVGMCSVRQQDILQSAVKLLKPGGRLVYSTCTLNPVENEQVTAWACKHLPLSLEPLPQWAGWETGRPEFTESGVNVEYTRRLWPHRGRGEGHFLALFRLTGSTSRDGEHPSTDSLPHVRKKMKRSNPGTESNILKGQILADWKAWMKTIVVPEPEVFGPPVQYGDGIYVFTETSLPLTEVHVVRNGVCTAHLQNQRFTPHHQFAMALHPQAFLQHKRLDEDEARAYLGGNTLATVNSHGWYGLSFAGLPAGWGKAVPGRVNNLYPKGLRKNNLIVLSDAVLGDAVLGDARPRLHDA; this comes from the coding sequence ATGATAAAACTTCCGGAAGACTTTGTACGACAGACTCAACAGTACATAGGACAAGAGTGGCACGAACTTGCACAGGCATTGGCTCAGCCCCCCACCCGTGCAGCACGCCTGCAAAAGTTCACAGCTGATCTAGCCGAACCGGATCTAGCCGAACCGGGAGTGGCAGCGAACGGATCGTCCTCTCGCGGTCAGACAGAGATTTCATCGCCTTGGTATACAGCCGGTCCCCTGGCTGTACAGCCCGTTGCAGTCGCTGCAGAAATGACAGAGAATGTGCCGTGGTATAAGACTGGTTTCTACATCCAACCTGACAGTCAGTTGGGCAAAACCGTTCTTCATGAACTGGGTGGTGTCTATATTCAAGAAGCATCAGCCATGGCTGCTGTGGCTGCGCTGAATCCACAACCTCATGAACGCATTCTCGACTTGTGCGCGGCCCCCGGCAGCAAAGCCACTGCCATTGGCAGGCGACTGCAGGGACAGAGTCTGTTATACGCCAATGAAATTGTTCCGGCACGAGCCAAGGTTCTCGCTCAAAATTTGGAGCGCAGCGGCATTCCAGCTCTGGTTACGAACGACAACCCAGCGCTCCTTGCCAAGGTTTGGGCAGGCCAATTTGATGCTGTTTTGGTTGATGCGCCTTGTTCGGGAGAAGGCATGTTTAGAAAGGACCCCGACGCGGCTTTTGAATGGAGCCTAGACAATGTTGGGATGTGTTCCGTAAGACAACAGGATATTCTGCAAAGTGCTGTCAAACTCCTGAAGCCTGGAGGACGATTGGTTTATTCGACATGCACGCTCAATCCTGTCGAAAACGAGCAAGTCACCGCGTGGGCTTGTAAGCATTTGCCCTTAAGCCTAGAGCCCCTGCCGCAATGGGCTGGATGGGAAACCGGACGGCCCGAATTCACCGAGAGCGGCGTAAATGTTGAATATACTCGACGACTGTGGCCGCACAGGGGCCGTGGAGAAGGACATTTTCTCGCCTTATTTCGATTGACTGGGAGTACGAGTCGTGATGGCGAGCATCCAAGCACAGACAGTCTGCCTCACGTCAGGAAAAAGATGAAACGAAGCAACCCTGGCACAGAATCCAACATTCTAAAAGGACAGATCCTGGCGGACTGGAAGGCCTGGATGAAGACGATTGTCGTTCCAGAGCCTGAAGTGTTTGGACCACCGGTTCAATACGGAGATGGAATTTATGTCTTCACCGAAACCAGTTTGCCGCTGACGGAGGTACATGTGGTTAGAAACGGTGTGTGCACAGCCCATCTTCAAAACCAGCGTTTTACGCCACACCATCAATTTGCGATGGCTTTACACCCACAGGCATTTCTTCAGCACAAGCGCCTCGATGAAGATGAGGCACGGGCCTACCTTGGCGGAAACACGCTTGCAACTGTGAACAGTCACGGCTGGTACGGCCTTTCGTTTGCCGGATTACCAGCAGGGTGGGGAAAAGCCGTACCAGGAAGAGTAAATAATTTGTATCCAAAAGGACTTCGTAAGAATAACCTCATTGTACTCAGTGACGCGGTACTCGGTGACGCGGTACTTGGTGACGCGCGCCCTAGACTGCATGACGCATAA
- a CDS encoding thiolase family protein: MEVYLLEGARTPFGTLGGSLSTQTATQLGSIASLEALNRAGVDGTDIDNVVFGSVIQSFNGAAYLARHVALTAGVPQEIPALTVNRLCGSGLQSVVTAAKDIQTGDSDIALTGGAESMSLTPYLLRKARFGMRMGDTTAVDMLDEILTDSYTGLPMGVTAENLAKQYEISRDDQDAFAVLSHKRAAEARSSGRFAQEIAPVSVKTRKGETIVSEDEHIREDSSVEKLAKLRPVFQADGTVTAGNASGINDGAAALVIASDTVVRVKQLKPMARIVSHAVVGVDPAYMGIGPVPAVKAALNKANLRIKDIDLWEINEAFAAQYLSVERELELPRDRTNVHGGAVALGHPVGASGARLLLTLAYELRLRNQRYGVASLCIGGGQGIAMVIEAV, from the coding sequence GTGGAGGTTTATCTTTTGGAGGGTGCCAGAACCCCGTTTGGTACTTTGGGAGGCAGTCTTTCTACGCAAACTGCGACGCAGTTGGGGAGTATTGCATCGTTAGAAGCACTGAACCGTGCGGGTGTTGATGGAACGGACATTGATAATGTGGTCTTCGGCAGCGTGATTCAAAGTTTCAACGGAGCTGCGTATCTTGCACGTCATGTCGCCTTAACAGCGGGTGTACCACAGGAGATCCCGGCTCTCACGGTAAATAGGTTGTGCGGTTCTGGCTTACAATCCGTTGTAACCGCTGCCAAGGATATTCAGACGGGTGATAGTGACATAGCTCTGACAGGTGGAGCTGAGTCGATGAGCTTAACGCCATATCTCCTTCGCAAGGCAAGGTTTGGTATGAGAATGGGAGACACAACGGCAGTCGATATGTTGGACGAAATCCTCACAGACAGCTATACAGGGCTGCCCATGGGAGTGACAGCAGAAAATCTAGCCAAGCAGTATGAAATCTCAAGAGATGACCAAGACGCGTTTGCTGTCCTCAGCCACAAACGTGCTGCAGAAGCACGCAGTTCAGGAAGGTTTGCACAGGAAATCGCACCGGTTTCCGTAAAGACCAGAAAAGGCGAAACGATTGTGTCCGAGGATGAGCACATCCGTGAAGATTCCTCGGTTGAAAAACTGGCGAAACTTCGACCGGTATTTCAAGCAGACGGGACTGTTACAGCTGGCAATGCAAGCGGAATTAACGACGGGGCCGCGGCACTTGTCATTGCTTCGGACACGGTTGTTCGAGTGAAACAGTTGAAGCCAATGGCACGGATTGTAAGCCACGCTGTTGTCGGCGTCGATCCCGCCTACATGGGCATTGGTCCTGTACCAGCCGTGAAAGCCGCTTTAAATAAGGCAAACTTAAGAATCAAAGACATCGATTTGTGGGAAATAAACGAGGCTTTTGCCGCACAATACCTCAGTGTGGAACGAGAACTTGAGCTCCCGCGTGACCGTACGAACGTCCATGGTGGAGCCGTAGCGCTGGGGCATCCGGTCGGCGCCAGCGGAGCGAGGCTCTTGCTTACATTAGCCTACGAGCTGCGCTTACGCAATCAACGCTACGGTGTAGCGTCATTGTGTATTGGCGGCGGGCAGGGTATTGCCATGGTCATTGAAGCAGTCTAG
- a CDS encoding DUF2089 domain-containing protein, whose product MSAKHRLPLTCPACNETMNVTELTCPECNTRIQGEFSTSGLFQLTPEQLQFVEVFVRCRGNIKEVERDLKISYPTVRSRLDNVIQAMGYPISETEEDEYSDRILQSLETGELTFEQAMDILREGNSNE is encoded by the coding sequence GTGAGTGCAAAACACCGTTTGCCCCTCACTTGTCCAGCGTGTAATGAAACCATGAATGTCACCGAACTCACGTGTCCCGAATGCAATACCCGCATTCAAGGCGAATTTTCAACGTCTGGCTTATTTCAATTGACGCCGGAGCAACTTCAGTTTGTCGAGGTCTTTGTTCGCTGCCGCGGCAACATCAAGGAAGTCGAACGAGATTTGAAAATCTCCTATCCAACAGTCCGATCCCGTTTGGACAACGTCATTCAAGCAATGGGCTACCCTATCAGTGAAACAGAGGAAGACGAATACTCAGACCGCATTCTACAGTCGCTGGAAACTGGTGAACTCACTTTCGAACAGGCCATGGATATCTTAAGGGAGGGGAATTCAAATGAATGA